The Malus domestica chromosome 06, GDT2T_hap1 genome has a segment encoding these proteins:
- the LOC103446622 gene encoding probable copper-transporting ATPase HMA5 isoform X2, translating to MTCTSCSTTVESALQAVHGVQKAQVALATEEADVHYDPKVVSYNQLLQTIEDTGFEGILITAGEDMSRIELEVDGVRTDRSMRILGQSLQALPGVQTIDFDSEIKKIAVSYKSDMTGPRSFINVIETTGSRRFKAKIFPGGEAGSDSHRKEEIKQYFRVFLWSLVFTIPVFLTSMVFMYIPGIKHGLETKIVHNLMIGELMRWILATPVQFIIGRRFYTGAYKSLRHGSANMDVLIALGTNAAYFYSVYSVVRAATSPDFMGTDFFETSAMLISFILLGKYLEVLAKGKTSDAIAKLMDLAPETATLLVLDEEGNVINEEEIDSRLIQKNDILKIIPGAKVASDGYVTWGQSHVNESMITGEALPVAKRKGDSVIGGTLNENGVLHIKATRVGAESSLSQIVRLVESAQMAKAPVQKFADRISKYFVPLVILLSFLTWLSWFLSGRYHGYPESWIPSSMDSFELSLQFGISVMVIACPCALGLATPTAVMVGTGVGASQGVLIKGGQALESAHKVNCIVFDKTGTLTIGKPVVVNTRLLKNMVLREFYELVAAAEVNSEHPLAKAIVEYAKKFREDEENPAWPEAKDFESITGHGVRAIVRNKEIIVGNKSLMVERNTAVPIDAEEILAEAEGLAQTGILIAIDGKVAGVLSISDPLKPGAQEVISILKSMKIRSIMVTGDNWGTANSIANEVGIETVIAEAKPDQKAEKVKELQASGNIVAMVGDGINDSPALVAADVGMAIGAGTDIAIEAADIVLMKSNLEDVITAIHLSRKTFTRIRLNYIWALGYNVLGIPIAAGALFPYTGFRLPPWIAGAAMAASSVSVVCCSLLLKNYKRPKVLDNLEVRGISIE from the exons ATGACTTGCACTTCTTGCTCAACTACTGTTGAATCAGCTTTACAGGCAGTTCATGGTGTACAAAAAGCCCAAGTTGCCTTAGCAACTGAAGAAGCAGATGTCCACTATGATCCAAAGGTTGTGAGCTACAACCAGCTGTTGCAAACCATTGAAGACACTGGATTCGAAGGCATACTTATTACCGCAGGGGAAGACATGAGCCGGATAGAGCTTGAAGTTGATGGTGTAAGGACTGATCGCTCGATGAGAATACTTGGACAGTCTCTTCAAGCACTCCCTGGTGTGCAAACTATAGACTTTGATTCTGAAATCAAGAAAATCGCTGTTTCTTACAAATCAGATATGACAGGGCCAAGAAGTTTCATTAATGTGATTGAAACAACAGGGTCCAGGCGTTTCAAGGCAAAGATTTTTCCAGGAGGTGAAGCAGGAAGCGATAGTCATAGAAAGGAGGAAATTAAGCAGTATTTTAGAGTCTTTCTGTGGAGTTTGGTTTTCACTATTCCGGTGTTTTTAACCTCCATGGTGTTCATGTATATTCCTGGAATTAAGCATGGCCTAGAAACTAAAATAGTGCATAATCTCATGATTGGGGAGCTCATGAGGTGGATTCTGGCCACTCCGGTGCAATTCATTATAGGCCGGAGGTTCTATACTGGGGCATACAAATCACTACGGCATGGTTCTGCGAATATGGACGTGCTGATCGCATTAGGAACAAATGCAGCCTATTTTTATTCAGTCTACTCGGTAGTGAGAGCTGCTACCTCTCCAGATTTTATGGGTACTGATTTCTTCGAGACTAGTGCCATGCTTATTTCATTCATTCTTCTTGGAAAGTACCTAGAGGTATTAGCTAAGGGGAAGACATCAGATGCCATTGCCAAACTGATGGACTTGGCACCTGAAACAGCAACATTATTGGTACTAGACGAAGAAGGAAATGTGATAAATGAAGAGGAAATTGATAGTAGGTTGATACAAAAGAATGATATCCTTAAAATTATTCCTGGGGCGAAAGTAGCTTCAGATGGTTATGTTACATGGGGGCAAAGCCATGTTAATGAGAGTATGATAACGGGCGAAGCACTGCCGGTCGCAAAAAGAAAGGGTGATTCAGTCATTGGAGGTACTTTGAATGAGAATGGTGTCCTACATATCAAGGCAACTAGGGTTGGTGCAGAAAGTTCCCTTTCGCAAATTGTACGGCTTGTTGAGTCAGCTCAGATGGCCAAAGCTCCTGTACAGAAATTTGCTGACCGCATTTCCAAATACTTCGTGCCACTG GTGATCCTACTTTCATTCTTGACCTGGCTTTCCTGGTTTTTGTCTGGAAGATACCATGGCTACCCTGAATCTTGGATACCATCTTCCATGGATAGCTTTGAGCTTTCTCTCCAGTTTGGAATCTCTGTCATGGTTATAGCGTGCCCTTGTGCTTTAGGCCTAGCAACTCCCACAGCTGTCATGGTTGGAACTGGAGTAGGCGCATCTCAAGGTGTGTTGATCAAAGGAGGCCAAGCATTAGAAAGTGCACATAAG GTGAACTGCATTGTGTTCGACAAGACAGGGACTCTCACAATTGGAAAGCCAGTGGTTGTTAACACACGACTCCTGAAAAATATGGTGCTGCGAGAATTCTATGAACTTGTTGCTGCAGCTGAG gtGAACAGCGAACACCCGTTGGCTAAGGCCATTGTTGAGTACGCCAAAAAGTTCAGAGAAGACGAAGAGAATCCTGCCTGGCCAGAAGCAAAAGACTTTGAATCCATTACTGGTCATGGGGTGAGGGCCATTGTTAGGAACAAGGAAATAATTGTTGGCaacaagagtttgatggtggagCGCAACACTGCGGTTCCAATTGATGCAGAAGAGATACTTGCAGAAGCTGAAGGACTTGCTCAAACTGGGATTTTAATAGCTATAGATGGAAAAGTGGCTGGAGTTCTGTCCATATCTGATCCACTGAAACCAGGTGCTCAAGAAGTAATTTCCATACTCAAGTCTATGAAAATTAGAAGCATAATGGTGACAGGTGACAATTGGGGAACTGCAAATTCTATCGCTAATGAAGTTGGAATTGAGACCGTTATAGCAGAAGCCAAACCCGATCAGAAAGCAGAGAAAGTGAAGGAATTGCAG GCTTCCGGCAACATCGTGGCAATGGTGGGAGATGGAATCAATGACTCACCAGCACTTGTGGCAGCGGATGTAGGAATGGCAATTGGTGCAGGAACAGACATTGCCATTGAGGCAGCTGACATTGTTCTAATGAAAAGCAACTTGGAGGATGTGATAACTGCGATTCACCTTTCCAGGAAAACTTTCACCCGTATCCGTTTGAACTACATTTGGGCTTTGGGATACAACGTTCTTGGCATTCCAATAGCTGCAGGAGCCCTTTTCCCATATACTGGATTTCGTTTACCACCATGGATTGCTGGAGCTGCAATGGCTGCTTCTTCGGTCAGCGTTGTTTGCTGCTCTCTGCTGCTGAAGAATTATAAAAGGCCAAAGGTTCTGGACAACTTGGAGGTACGCGGAATAAGTATTGAGTGA
- the LOC103446622 gene encoding probable copper-transporting ATPase HMA5 isoform X1 — protein sequence MATKFLALCIRNKSRGDLSPRPHYPSMPKYPKGVAAEETSLAAKAEAKALFSVMGMTCSACAGSVEKAVKRLPGIREAVVDVLNNRAQVMFFPNFISAENIRETIEDVGFQATLINDEGNDKSILICRIRIKGMTCTSCSTTVESALQAVHGVQKAQVALATEEADVHYDPKVVSYNQLLQTIEDTGFEGILITAGEDMSRIELEVDGVRTDRSMRILGQSLQALPGVQTIDFDSEIKKIAVSYKSDMTGPRSFINVIETTGSRRFKAKIFPGGEAGSDSHRKEEIKQYFRVFLWSLVFTIPVFLTSMVFMYIPGIKHGLETKIVHNLMIGELMRWILATPVQFIIGRRFYTGAYKSLRHGSANMDVLIALGTNAAYFYSVYSVVRAATSPDFMGTDFFETSAMLISFILLGKYLEVLAKGKTSDAIAKLMDLAPETATLLVLDEEGNVINEEEIDSRLIQKNDILKIIPGAKVASDGYVTWGQSHVNESMITGEALPVAKRKGDSVIGGTLNENGVLHIKATRVGAESSLSQIVRLVESAQMAKAPVQKFADRISKYFVPLVILLSFLTWLSWFLSGRYHGYPESWIPSSMDSFELSLQFGISVMVIACPCALGLATPTAVMVGTGVGASQGVLIKGGQALESAHKVNCIVFDKTGTLTIGKPVVVNTRLLKNMVLREFYELVAAAEVNSEHPLAKAIVEYAKKFREDEENPAWPEAKDFESITGHGVRAIVRNKEIIVGNKSLMVERNTAVPIDAEEILAEAEGLAQTGILIAIDGKVAGVLSISDPLKPGAQEVISILKSMKIRSIMVTGDNWGTANSIANEVGIETVIAEAKPDQKAEKVKELQASGNIVAMVGDGINDSPALVAADVGMAIGAGTDIAIEAADIVLMKSNLEDVITAIHLSRKTFTRIRLNYIWALGYNVLGIPIAAGALFPYTGFRLPPWIAGAAMAASSVSVVCCSLLLKNYKRPKVLDNLEVRGISIE from the exons GCGGAGAATATTCGTGAGACAATTGAAGATGTTGGATTCCAAGCCACGTTGATTAATGACGAGGGAAATGATAAGTCCATATTGATATGCAGAATTCGGATAAAGGGAATGACTTGCACTTCTTGCTCAACTACTGTTGAATCAGCTTTACAGGCAGTTCATGGTGTACAAAAAGCCCAAGTTGCCTTAGCAACTGAAGAAGCAGATGTCCACTATGATCCAAAGGTTGTGAGCTACAACCAGCTGTTGCAAACCATTGAAGACACTGGATTCGAAGGCATACTTATTACCGCAGGGGAAGACATGAGCCGGATAGAGCTTGAAGTTGATGGTGTAAGGACTGATCGCTCGATGAGAATACTTGGACAGTCTCTTCAAGCACTCCCTGGTGTGCAAACTATAGACTTTGATTCTGAAATCAAGAAAATCGCTGTTTCTTACAAATCAGATATGACAGGGCCAAGAAGTTTCATTAATGTGATTGAAACAACAGGGTCCAGGCGTTTCAAGGCAAAGATTTTTCCAGGAGGTGAAGCAGGAAGCGATAGTCATAGAAAGGAGGAAATTAAGCAGTATTTTAGAGTCTTTCTGTGGAGTTTGGTTTTCACTATTCCGGTGTTTTTAACCTCCATGGTGTTCATGTATATTCCTGGAATTAAGCATGGCCTAGAAACTAAAATAGTGCATAATCTCATGATTGGGGAGCTCATGAGGTGGATTCTGGCCACTCCGGTGCAATTCATTATAGGCCGGAGGTTCTATACTGGGGCATACAAATCACTACGGCATGGTTCTGCGAATATGGACGTGCTGATCGCATTAGGAACAAATGCAGCCTATTTTTATTCAGTCTACTCGGTAGTGAGAGCTGCTACCTCTCCAGATTTTATGGGTACTGATTTCTTCGAGACTAGTGCCATGCTTATTTCATTCATTCTTCTTGGAAAGTACCTAGAGGTATTAGCTAAGGGGAAGACATCAGATGCCATTGCCAAACTGATGGACTTGGCACCTGAAACAGCAACATTATTGGTACTAGACGAAGAAGGAAATGTGATAAATGAAGAGGAAATTGATAGTAGGTTGATACAAAAGAATGATATCCTTAAAATTATTCCTGGGGCGAAAGTAGCTTCAGATGGTTATGTTACATGGGGGCAAAGCCATGTTAATGAGAGTATGATAACGGGCGAAGCACTGCCGGTCGCAAAAAGAAAGGGTGATTCAGTCATTGGAGGTACTTTGAATGAGAATGGTGTCCTACATATCAAGGCAACTAGGGTTGGTGCAGAAAGTTCCCTTTCGCAAATTGTACGGCTTGTTGAGTCAGCTCAGATGGCCAAAGCTCCTGTACAGAAATTTGCTGACCGCATTTCCAAATACTTCGTGCCACTG GTGATCCTACTTTCATTCTTGACCTGGCTTTCCTGGTTTTTGTCTGGAAGATACCATGGCTACCCTGAATCTTGGATACCATCTTCCATGGATAGCTTTGAGCTTTCTCTCCAGTTTGGAATCTCTGTCATGGTTATAGCGTGCCCTTGTGCTTTAGGCCTAGCAACTCCCACAGCTGTCATGGTTGGAACTGGAGTAGGCGCATCTCAAGGTGTGTTGATCAAAGGAGGCCAAGCATTAGAAAGTGCACATAAG GTGAACTGCATTGTGTTCGACAAGACAGGGACTCTCACAATTGGAAAGCCAGTGGTTGTTAACACACGACTCCTGAAAAATATGGTGCTGCGAGAATTCTATGAACTTGTTGCTGCAGCTGAG gtGAACAGCGAACACCCGTTGGCTAAGGCCATTGTTGAGTACGCCAAAAAGTTCAGAGAAGACGAAGAGAATCCTGCCTGGCCAGAAGCAAAAGACTTTGAATCCATTACTGGTCATGGGGTGAGGGCCATTGTTAGGAACAAGGAAATAATTGTTGGCaacaagagtttgatggtggagCGCAACACTGCGGTTCCAATTGATGCAGAAGAGATACTTGCAGAAGCTGAAGGACTTGCTCAAACTGGGATTTTAATAGCTATAGATGGAAAAGTGGCTGGAGTTCTGTCCATATCTGATCCACTGAAACCAGGTGCTCAAGAAGTAATTTCCATACTCAAGTCTATGAAAATTAGAAGCATAATGGTGACAGGTGACAATTGGGGAACTGCAAATTCTATCGCTAATGAAGTTGGAATTGAGACCGTTATAGCAGAAGCCAAACCCGATCAGAAAGCAGAGAAAGTGAAGGAATTGCAG GCTTCCGGCAACATCGTGGCAATGGTGGGAGATGGAATCAATGACTCACCAGCACTTGTGGCAGCGGATGTAGGAATGGCAATTGGTGCAGGAACAGACATTGCCATTGAGGCAGCTGACATTGTTCTAATGAAAAGCAACTTGGAGGATGTGATAACTGCGATTCACCTTTCCAGGAAAACTTTCACCCGTATCCGTTTGAACTACATTTGGGCTTTGGGATACAACGTTCTTGGCATTCCAATAGCTGCAGGAGCCCTTTTCCCATATACTGGATTTCGTTTACCACCATGGATTGCTGGAGCTGCAATGGCTGCTTCTTCGGTCAGCGTTGTTTGCTGCTCTCTGCTGCTGAAGAATTATAAAAGGCCAAAGGTTCTGGACAACTTGGAGGTACGCGGAATAAGTATTGAGTGA